The genomic region CTGTGGCTTGGAACGTCGGCGGGCGCGTTTTCGCCGCGGATGGTGGATGCCTACTATCAGGCGATGGAGAATGCGTATCGCCAGCGGGCGGGCGAGTTTGGCGGCCGAAGGGTCGATCCGCCTACCCGGCAGGACGCTGCGCGGGTGGTTTGGGAGCGGTATCGCCAAGCCCGCCGCGACGTTGCCCGTTCGGAGTGGCTGATCACGGTGATCTCGCTGGCCTCGTACGCCTGGATGTGGCCGGCGGCCTTCGCGGTCGGGAGCGGTGCGGCCATGTCAGGCCGACGCCGCAAGACCTGATTTCGCTAGATCAGATCCACGCGTTGTACGTTTTGAGCATCACAAAGGTCTCGGTGCCGGCAATGCCCTCGATTTTCGCCAGCGAATCGGTCAGGAAGTGGATGATTCCCTTGTTGGAGTCCACGAGCACCTTGGCCATGATGTCGTAGCGTCCCGAGGTAATGGCCACCTCTTTGACCTGGGGCAGTTTCGCCACGGCCCGGGCCGTCTTTTCGAGCTGCTTGCTTTCTTTGACGTTCATGGCCACCACCACGAGCTGGTGCCCGGTCAGCACATCCGGGTTCACCATGCCCGCGATCCGCAGGATGCCCGCCTCGAGGAGTTTGCGAATCCGCCCGCGGACCGTCCCTTCAGCCACCTTGAGCTGCTCGGCGATGGTGGCGTTGGGTGTTCGACCATTGTCCTGGAGTAGCCGGATGATCCGCCAGTCAAGCCGATCCGGTTCGATGATGGGAGTTGGTTCGCTCATAGGTCATTCCTATACGGCAGATTCAGGGATTCAGCGACCGCCGGATGGCCGATCCGCCCTTCGTGGACGTTGACACCCAGCTTGATCGCCGGGTTTTCGCCGGCGGCTCTGGCCAAGCCCTTATTGGCTATCTCCAGCCCGTAGCGCAGCGTCTGATTGGTCAGGGCTTTGGTCGACGTCACCGGCACCGCTCCCGGCATGTTGGCCACGCAGTAGAGGATCACGCCGTCGACGGTGAAGATGGGGTCGTCGTGGGTGGTGGGGCGGGTCATCTCGGTACATCCGCCCTGATCGACCGCGACGTCGACGATGACCGAGCCGGGCTTCATTCGCTTGATGTGTTCGCGGCGAATGAGTCTCGGAGCCGACGCGCCGGGGATCAGCACCGCACCGATGATCAGGTCGCACGTTTCGAGCAGATATTCAACGTTCTCTTTGGTCGAGAACAGGGTATGGACAGTAGAATTGAAGACGTCGTCGAGGTAGATCAGCCGTTTGTGTGAGACGTCGGTGATTGTCACATTCGCCCCAAGCCCCACCGCCATTCTGGCGGCGTTGGTTCCCACCGTGCCGCCTCCGAGAATTCCCACGTTCGCGGGCAAAACTCCCGGGACACCGCCCAGAAGCACGCCGCGTCCGCCGCTAGGCTTTTCGAGGAGCTTCGCCCCTTCCTGCGTTGCCAGTCGTCCGGCGATCTCGCTCATGGGCACGAGGCACGGCAGCGTTCCGTCGTCGAGCTGGATTGTTTCGTAGGCAACGGCTGAAACGCCGCGTTCGATCAGGGCGTGGGCCACCGCGGGCTCAGCGGCCAGGTGGAGGTATCCGTAGAGAATCTGCCCGGCCCGCAGCAGACCAAATTCCTGGGGCTGCGGCTCTTTAACCTTGACGATCATCTCAGCCTGGCCATAGACCTCCTCGGCTGATTCGGCCAGGATCGCTCCGGCGCGGCGATAGCCGTCATCCGGAAAGCCGGCGCTCTGGCCGGCTGACTTCTCGATCAGGACCTGATGCCCCGCCCTAACATAGGCGGCGATGTCCACGGGCGTCGCCGCGACGCGGTACTCGTGGCGCTTGATTTCCCTGGGAATTCCGACCTTCATTAGCTGCCTCCTATGCTACGAGATACGTTAAAAGGTTCAGCAATATATACGAAATACGCATAAACGCAAGGGTCAATATGCGTGTAAAGGCGGCGCGTGGCGGAGCGCCATCTGCCGCGATTCCAGAGGCGGCGGCGAAGAGGTGAGAGGCAAGGACGTCCCGGCATCTCAGGCGATCGGAAATTCCTGGCCGGGCGTCGGCTGGTGGACGCTGCGGCAGCCGATTTCACGGAGTTTTTCGGCGAAGACGCTGCTCTGCTCATGCTCGCCGTGGACCACGAAGACATTCCGGACCTGCCCGGCCAGAGGGCTGACCCAGCCGAGCAACTCAGCGGCGTCCGCATGGGCGGAAAAGCCGTTGAGGGTCTTGACCCGCGCCTTGAGCTGGTACATCCGGCCGAAGATTTTGACCTCCGACTGACGTTCCACGATTCGGCGGCCGAGAGTGTGTTCGGCCATGAAGCCGACCACCAGGATCGTGCTCCGCTCGTCCTCGATGTTGTTCGCCAGGTGGTGGAGGATGCGGCCGGCCTCGCACATGCCGCTGGCCGAGATGATCACGCACGGATCGTGGAGGTCGTTGAGGGCCTTGGAGTCGGCCGTGGAGCGGATGAACCGGCAGCACGTGTTGCCCAGCACGTCGCCCAACTGCTTGACCCACCGGAGGGCCTCGGTGTCGAAGCATTCGGGGTGAAGCCGGAACACCTCGGTGGCGTTGACCGACAGCGGCGAGTCGATGAATACCGGGATGTTCGGCAGCGCCCCCTCGTGCATGAGCTGGGTCAGGTAGTAGACCAGGTTCTGTGTGCGGCCAACGCTGAACGAGGGAATGATGACCTTGCCCGAACGCTGCACCGTCAGAAGAATCTGTTCGCGGAGCTTGTCCTTCATGTCCCGCGGGTTTTCGTGCGTACGGTTGCCGTAGGTGCTCTCGACGATCAGGTGGTCGCACGGCGGAAGTGGGGTCGGATCCTTGAGGATCGGCAGGCCGGGCCGGCCGAGGTCGCCGCTGAAGACGACCCGCACGCCGCCCCGCTGGTCCTGGATTTCCAGCAGCACCATCGCCGAACCGAGGATGTGGCCGGCGTCAAAGAACGTGAACCGCACGCCCTCGACCGGGCTGAACGGCATGTTATAGGGAACCGCCAGGAATTGCTTCATCGTCTCGGCGGCGTCTTCCATGTTGTAGAGCGGTTCAACGGGCGGCTCGCCGTTCTTCAGGCGTTTCTTGTTGTAGAATTCGGCGTCTTCCTCCTGGATGTGGGCCGAATCGGCCAGGAGAATTGCGGTCAGGTCGCGTGTGGCCGGCGTGGCGTAGATCGTGCCGGTAAAGCCCTCGCGGACCAACCGGGGCAGACGCCCGCTGTGGTCGATGTGTCCGTGCGAGAGGATCACGCAGTCGATCTTGCGGGGGGCGACCGCGAAGGAGCGGTTCTTGGCGTTGGCCTCCGCGCGGCGTCCCTGAAACAGACCGCAGTCCAACGCGACGTACCGGCCGCGGTGCTCGATGATGTGCATGGACCCGGTCACTTCCCCGCAGCCGCCGTCGAATACGAACTGACTCATCGGTCTGCTTCCTTCCGCTAATCCGCCGCCAGGGCGGTTGGACATCGTGCTCTATAGGCATTGTCGGAAAAACCGATCGCCGGGTCAAGAAGGCACACCCGATAACTTCGGCAGGGGGCTGGAAAGCAGCGGGACGGCGTCCGGTTACGGATGGGCCGCGGGAAGATGCTCGGATGGTATCCACAAGCAGCCGGGGACCTCGGCGCCAAGATCGTCCACGAAGGTCTGGAACTCGTCCCAGATGTCCATCCCTTCCGGGCTGTGGGCATCCGAACCGAGGCTGAGCTTGACCCCTTGTTCCAGGCAGCGGCGGTAGAAGGGCAGCACCATTTCGCGCAGCGGTCCGGAGGTGAACTTGGAGTTGATCTCCATCGCGATCCCGCCTCTGGCGGCCCGCTTAAGCAGCAAGGACATCGAGCGGGATTCGAGCATGATCCGGTACACCCGTTCGAGGTCGAACGCCCATTCCATCCACACCAACACCGGATGCGCCACCACCCGCACACCCGGACAATCCAGAGCCGAGTGCATCATCAACAGGATAAACTCAGCGATCTCCGATTCGCGATGGCCGCGAGGCCGATCGACCCAGTCAAGCCCGTGGTACGGCGCCACCAGGACCAGATCAAAGTGCGAGGCCGCAGAGGGGGCGAGCGTGAAACGACCGGGCGCCAGCACTTCGGCTTCGCAGCCGACCCACACCCGCAAATCGGACGGAATCGGGCTACAATCGAGCTCGGCCCGAAGGCGGCTGAACTGCTCGAGCGAAGTCTTGGGGTGCAGGTGGTCGGTCAGGCACAGCCCACTGAGACCCAGACACTGCGCTTGCCGCAGGATGTTCTCGATGGTCATCTGCTCCTGGCCGCACGGTGAGCATTGCGTGTGCACGTGGCAGTCGTATCGTGGAAGTGTCCGATCGGTCCGGTCGCGCATTGACTTTGCCGGCTAGAGACGATCGACAAAGCCGGTGTCGATCTTGCCCCGGACAAAGTCGCGGTGTTCGAGGATGTCCAGGTGAAATGGAATGGTCGTGTGAATCGGTCCGATGCGAAACTCCTGCAGCGCCCGGCGCATCGTCTTGATCACCTCTTCGCGGTTCTCGCCGTGCA from Phycisphaerae bacterium harbors:
- a CDS encoding MBL fold metallo-hydrolase — encoded protein: MSQFVFDGGCGEVTGSMHIIEHRGRYVALDCGLFQGRRAEANAKNRSFAVAPRKIDCVILSHGHIDHSGRLPRLVREGFTGTIYATPATRDLTAILLADSAHIQEEDAEFYNKKRLKNGEPPVEPLYNMEDAAETMKQFLAVPYNMPFSPVEGVRFTFFDAGHILGSAMVLLEIQDQRGGVRVVFSGDLGRPGLPILKDPTPLPPCDHLIVESTYGNRTHENPRDMKDKLREQILLTVQRSGKVIIPSFSVGRTQNLVYYLTQLMHEGALPNIPVFIDSPLSVNATEVFRLHPECFDTEALRWVKQLGDVLGNTCCRFIRSTADSKALNDLHDPCVIISASGMCEAGRILHHLANNIEDERSTILVVGFMAEHTLGRRIVERQSEVKIFGRMYQLKARVKTLNGFSAHADAAELLGWVSPLAGQVRNVFVVHGEHEQSSVFAEKLREIGCRSVHQPTPGQEFPIA
- the ald gene encoding alanine dehydrogenase; amino-acid sequence: MKVGIPREIKRHEYRVAATPVDIAAYVRAGHQVLIEKSAGQSAGFPDDGYRRAGAILAESAEEVYGQAEMIVKVKEPQPQEFGLLRAGQILYGYLHLAAEPAVAHALIERGVSAVAYETIQLDDGTLPCLVPMSEIAGRLATQEGAKLLEKPSGGRGVLLGGVPGVLPANVGILGGGTVGTNAARMAVGLGANVTITDVSHKRLIYLDDVFNSTVHTLFSTKENVEYLLETCDLIIGAVLIPGASAPRLIRREHIKRMKPGSVIVDVAVDQGGCTEMTRPTTHDDPIFTVDGVILYCVANMPGAVPVTSTKALTNQTLRYGLEIANKGLARAAGENPAIKLGVNVHEGRIGHPAVAESLNLPYRNDL
- a CDS encoding Lrp/AsnC family transcriptional regulator, translating into MSEPTPIIEPDRLDWRIIRLLQDNGRTPNATIAEQLKVAEGTVRGRIRKLLEAGILRIAGMVNPDVLTGHQLVVVAMNVKESKQLEKTARAVAKLPQVKEVAITSGRYDIMAKVLVDSNKGIIHFLTDSLAKIEGIAGTETFVMLKTYNAWI
- a CDS encoding PHP domain-containing protein, yielding MRDRTDRTLPRYDCHVHTQCSPCGQEQMTIENILRQAQCLGLSGLCLTDHLHPKTSLEQFSRLRAELDCSPIPSDLRVWVGCEAEVLAPGRFTLAPSAASHFDLVLVAPYHGLDWVDRPRGHRESEIAEFILLMMHSALDCPGVRVVAHPVLVWMEWAFDLERVYRIMLESRSMSLLLKRAARGGIAMEINSKFTSGPLREMVLPFYRRCLEQGVKLSLGSDAHSPEGMDIWDEFQTFVDDLGAEVPGCLWIPSEHLPAAHP